One Dokdonia sp. Dokd-P16 genomic window carries:
- the dapB gene encoding 4-hydroxy-tetrahydrodipicolinate reductase, whose protein sequence is MKIALLGYGKMGKTIESIATDRGHEIVARVNSPESFTLADADVAIDFSIPDSAVDHLTKCFEAGVPVVSGTTGWLDNYQDMVAFCTKNKGGFIYASNFSVGVNLFFEFNRKLAAIMAPHKDYKVDMTEIHHTQKLDAPSGTAITLAEGIIEASDYTAWDLNEGQNIQEDHLPISAEREGTVPGTHIINYKSEIDTITLSHEAHSRHGFALGAVVAAEWLQGKQGVFTMRDVLGL, encoded by the coding sequence ATGAAAATAGCACTCCTAGGCTATGGGAAAATGGGTAAAACCATTGAAAGCATTGCAACAGATAGAGGTCACGAGATTGTAGCAAGAGTAAACTCTCCTGAGAGCTTTACACTAGCAGATGCAGATGTTGCGATTGACTTTAGCATTCCAGATAGCGCTGTAGATCATCTTACAAAATGTTTTGAAGCAGGAGTACCCGTTGTTTCTGGGACTACAGGTTGGCTAGACAACTATCAAGATATGGTTGCTTTTTGCACTAAAAACAAAGGTGGATTTATTTACGCTTCAAACTTTAGCGTAGGCGTTAATTTATTTTTTGAATTTAATAGAAAATTAGCAGCTATCATGGCGCCTCATAAAGACTATAAAGTCGATATGACGGAGATACACCACACTCAAAAACTAGACGCACCTAGCGGCACCGCTATTACACTAGCAGAAGGTATTATTGAAGCATCAGATTATACAGCTTGGGATCTCAATGAAGGACAGAACATACAAGAAGATCACCTCCCAATTTCTGCCGAAAGGGAAGGGACTGTGCCCGGCACACATATTATCAACTACAAAAGTGAGATAGACACAATCACCCTAAGCCACGAAGCACACTCTAGACATGGATTTGCTTTAGGAGCCGTAGTTGCAGCAGAATGGTTACAAGGAAAACAAGGAGTTTTCACTATGAGAGACGTTTTAGGTCTTTAA
- a CDS encoding DUF5683 domain-containing protein: MKNNKYLLLVFLLCFYAFAKAQQDAPAETIIDADEVEGVSSKKPYDPLRPAKAAFYGAVLPGLGQIYNKDYWKLPLVYGALGSTIYGVSFNGNQSERFRTAFKERLAGRIDEFTRINEDGTTTEIFSDDALINGQDQFRRRRDLFILVSAGVYILQIIEANVDAHLSQYDVDDDLTFGPALYFDDLGQTMNYGLSFNYKF; the protein is encoded by the coding sequence GTGAAAAATAACAAATACCTCTTACTGGTTTTTTTATTGTGTTTTTACGCTTTCGCGAAAGCGCAACAAGACGCTCCTGCAGAAACTATCATAGATGCAGATGAGGTAGAAGGCGTATCTAGCAAAAAACCTTACGACCCATTGAGACCGGCTAAAGCCGCCTTTTACGGTGCCGTACTTCCTGGTCTAGGTCAAATTTATAATAAAGATTACTGGAAACTTCCATTAGTATATGGAGCTCTGGGCTCTACCATATATGGTGTCTCCTTTAATGGTAATCAATCAGAACGTTTTAGAACAGCCTTTAAGGAAAGACTCGCTGGTCGTATAGACGAGTTTACCAGAATCAATGAAGATGGTACTACTACCGAAATCTTTTCTGATGATGCACTTATTAATGGTCAAGATCAATTTAGAAGAAGAAGAGATCTTTTTATCTTAGTTTCGGCTGGGGTTTATATTCTCCAGATTATAGAGGCAAATGTGGATGCACACTTATCACAATATGATGTGGATGATGATTTGACCTTTGGTCCAGCACTTTATTTTGACGACTTAGGGCAGACCATGAATTATGGACTCTCTTTTAATTACAAGTTTTAG
- a CDS encoding ParB/RepB/Spo0J family partition protein → MAKATKKQALGRGLSALLKDPENDIKSAEDKNADKVVGNIIELDLGDIDVNPFQPRTSFNEETLRELASSIRELGVIQPITVRKMSFGKYQLVSGERRYRASKLIGNATIPAYIRIANDNESLTMALVENIQRQDLDPIEIALSYQRLIDEINLTQEQMSDRVGKNRSTITNYLRLLKLDPIVQTGMRDGFLSMGHGRALINVDDTSDQLDIYEKILQEKLSVRQTEALVKNYHATSTIETPTEQKEETPKFIKKGTKDFAEYFGAKVDIKVAKNGRGKISIPFSSEEDFNRLQKLIRGEK, encoded by the coding sequence ATGGCTAAAGCAACAAAAAAACAAGCGCTAGGTCGCGGACTTTCGGCATTACTCAAAGATCCAGAAAACGACATTAAGAGTGCCGAAGATAAAAATGCAGACAAGGTTGTAGGTAATATCATCGAGCTCGATCTAGGTGATATTGATGTTAATCCTTTTCAACCTCGTACAAGCTTTAATGAGGAAACTTTAAGAGAGCTTGCTTCATCTATACGCGAACTAGGCGTTATACAGCCTATTACGGTGCGTAAGATGAGTTTCGGAAAGTACCAATTGGTTTCTGGAGAGCGTCGTTACAGAGCTTCAAAGTTAATAGGTAATGCTACCATTCCTGCATACATACGTATTGCAAATGATAATGAGAGTCTCACGATGGCTCTTGTTGAAAATATACAGCGACAAGATCTTGACCCTATAGAAATCGCACTTTCTTACCAGCGATTAATTGATGAAATTAACCTTACGCAGGAACAAATGAGTGATCGCGTGGGTAAAAATAGATCTACAATCACAAATTACTTACGTTTATTAAAACTAGATCCTATTGTACAAACGGGAATGCGTGATGGCTTCTTGTCTATGGGACACGGTCGCGCACTTATCAATGTAGATGATACTAGTGACCAGCTAGATATTTATGAAAAAATCTTACAAGAAAAACTTTCGGTAAGACAGACTGAGGCACTGGTAAAGAATTACCATGCTACCTCTACTATTGAAACACCTACAGAGCAAAAGGAAGAAACTCCTAAGTTCATTAAAAAAGGAACTAAAGACTTTGCCGAGTACTTTGGAGCAAAAGTAGATATCAAAGTGGCAAAAAATGGTCGCGGAAAAATTTCTATTCCTTTTTCTTCAGAAGAGGACTTTAATCGCTTACAGAAACTAATTAGAGGTGAAAAATAA
- a CDS encoding ParA family protein, with protein sequence MGKIIAIANQKGGVGKTTTSVNLAASLGVLEKKVLLIDADPQANATSGLGIDVETVEVGTYQLLEHTNNAEEAIIKTSSPNLDIIPAHIDLVAIEIELVDKEAREYMMKKAIGHLRDKYDYILIDCAPSLGLLTLNALTAADSVIIPIQCEYFALEGLGKLLNTIKSVQKIHNPDLDIEGLLLTMFDSRLRLSNQVVEEVQKHFSEMVFETIIQRNVRLSEAPSYGESIINYDAASKGATNYLSLAQELITKNNS encoded by the coding sequence ATGGGTAAAATAATTGCTATTGCAAACCAAAAAGGTGGTGTAGGCAAGACCACTACTTCTGTTAATCTCGCTGCCTCACTAGGCGTGCTAGAGAAAAAAGTACTCCTTATTGACGCAGATCCTCAGGCTAATGCAACCTCTGGACTAGGCATTGATGTAGAAACCGTAGAGGTAGGAACATACCAACTACTAGAGCATACTAATAATGCAGAGGAGGCGATTATAAAGACGTCTTCACCTAACCTTGATATCATTCCTGCACACATTGACCTTGTTGCTATAGAAATAGAACTTGTAGATAAGGAGGCTCGTGAGTACATGATGAAGAAAGCGATAGGTCACCTTAGAGATAAGTATGACTACATACTTATAGATTGCGCACCATCACTGGGCTTACTTACACTTAATGCGCTTACAGCGGCAGATTCTGTAATTATCCCAATTCAATGCGAGTATTTTGCACTAGAGGGATTAGGGAAATTGTTAAACACTATAAAAAGTGTTCAAAAGATTCACAACCCAGATTTAGATATCGAAGGGCTTTTACTCACAATGTTTGATTCAAGACTACGATTATCTAATCAAGTTGTTGAAGAGGTTCAAAAACATTTTAGTGAAATGGTTTTTGAGACAATCATACAACGTAACGTACGTTTAAGTGAGGCACCTAGTTATGGTGAAAGTATTATTAACTACGATGCAGCAAGTAAAGGAGCAACTAATTACTTGAGCCTAGCTCAAGAACTTATTACAAAAAATAATAGCTAG
- a CDS encoding c-type cytochrome, with translation MKLLISLCTAGVSVLLFFAKAEKEVYTSQDPLAESIERGAEVYQDFCIQCHLGKGEGVAGTFPPLAGSDWLTEDRYKEAIKAVKYGQQGPITVNGVDYNGVMANLELYEDEVADVMNYIMNNWGNTQKEMITEEEVKAISK, from the coding sequence ATGAAGCTACTTATAAGTTTATGTACGGCAGGAGTTAGTGTTTTACTATTTTTCGCGAAAGCGGAAAAAGAAGTTTACACCTCTCAAGACCCACTTGCCGAGTCTATAGAACGTGGTGCAGAGGTGTACCAAGACTTTTGTATACAATGTCACTTAGGCAAAGGAGAAGGCGTAGCAGGAACTTTCCCACCGCTGGCAGGTTCAGACTGGCTCACAGAAGATCGTTATAAAGAGGCAATTAAAGCTGTAAAATATGGACAGCAAGGACCTATTACTGTAAACGGTGTTGACTATAATGGCGTGATGGCAAACCTAGAACTTTATGAAGATGAAGTGGCAGATGTGATGAACTACATTATGAATAACTGGGGAAACACTCAAAAAGAAATGATTACCGAAGAAGAGGTGAAAGCTATCTCAAAATAA
- a CDS encoding PQQ-dependent sugar dehydrogenase: protein MKSRFTYILLLFVASVACAQETRENDVPLTSNLDYTYEIIVPELTNPWGLVVLPDESMLITEKSGELIHFKDGKKTMITGAPEVVTRNQGGLLDIRLHPDYATNGWIYITYSSPEGEEDGAMTALMRAKLKDGALAEKKVLYKGSPNTRKGHHFGSRVRFDKDGYLYFSIGDRGERDQNPQDITRDGGKIYRLNADGSIPTDNPFVGQDGAKEAVFSYGHRNPQGMTVHPETGKIWIHEHGPRGGDEINIPEAGKNFGWPVISYGINYSGTTFTEISEKEGMEQPVYYWVPSIAPSGMTFATNTGDAKLDGNLLIGSLKFEYLELAILENDKVVAREKLLEDVGRVRNVINHNGTIYVGVEGKGILKLVKK, encoded by the coding sequence ATGAAAAGTCGTTTTACTTATATCTTATTATTATTTGTTGCGAGTGTGGCTTGCGCGCAAGAAACTAGAGAAAATGATGTTCCATTAACCTCAAACCTAGATTACACCTACGAGATAATTGTTCCAGAACTTACAAACCCTTGGGGGCTCGTAGTATTACCAGATGAGTCTATGCTTATCACTGAAAAAAGTGGAGAACTCATACACTTTAAGGATGGCAAGAAAACAATGATTACTGGAGCTCCAGAGGTGGTGACACGTAATCAGGGTGGTTTACTTGACATACGCTTGCATCCAGACTATGCGACTAATGGCTGGATATACATCACATACTCATCACCAGAAGGCGAAGAGGATGGGGCGATGACAGCACTTATGAGAGCAAAATTAAAAGACGGCGCGCTTGCCGAGAAGAAGGTATTATATAAAGGAAGCCCAAATACAAGAAAGGGCCACCACTTTGGCAGTCGTGTGCGTTTTGATAAGGATGGATACCTCTACTTTTCTATAGGAGATCGTGGTGAAAGAGATCAAAATCCTCAGGATATTACGCGTGATGGAGGGAAGATTTATAGACTTAATGCAGATGGAAGCATCCCTACTGATAATCCTTTTGTAGGTCAAGACGGAGCAAAAGAGGCTGTTTTCTCTTACGGACATCGTAATCCGCAAGGAATGACAGTGCATCCTGAGACAGGTAAGATATGGATACACGAGCACGGACCACGTGGTGGGGATGAGATTAATATCCCTGAGGCTGGTAAAAACTTTGGGTGGCCAGTAATCTCTTACGGTATTAATTACAGCGGAACTACGTTTACAGAAATTTCGGAAAAAGAGGGAATGGAGCAACCGGTGTATTACTGGGTTCCTTCTATCGCTCCTTCAGGGATGACTTTTGCAACCAACACTGGTGATGCAAAACTTGATGGTAACTTATTAATAGGTTCGCTTAAATTTGAATACCTGGAACTTGCCATTTTAGAAAATGACAAGGTGGTTGCTCGTGAGAAGTTACTAGAAGATGTAGGTCGTGTGCGCAATGTGATTAATCACAATGGCACTATCTATGTAGGTGTAGAAGGAAAAGGAATCCTTAAACTAGTTAAGAAATAA
- the trxB gene encoding thioredoxin-disulfide reductase: MSVEKVKCLIIGSGPAGYTAAIYAARANMAPVLYQGQQPGGQLTTTNEVENFPGYVDGVTGPEMMVQLMKQAQRFDTDVRDGWVTKVDFSGDVHKAWINGEKEIHAESIIISTGASAKYLGLPSEQKYLKMGGGVSACAVCDGFFYRGQEVVIVGAGDSACEEAHYLSKLCKKVTMLVRRDEFRASKIMAARVKKTENIEILFNTETVEVLGDDVGVTGARVKNNVTGEEHDIAATGFFVAIGHKPNTDIFKEYLKLDQTGYIINTPGTSKTNVPGVFVSGDAADHVYRQAITAAGTGCMAALDAERYLASKDELPQDEPGVGSTYVDEVPAARQ; this comes from the coding sequence ATGTCAGTAGAAAAAGTAAAATGCCTTATCATAGGTTCAGGACCAGCGGGATATACCGCAGCAATTTATGCAGCACGTGCAAATATGGCACCAGTTCTTTACCAAGGGCAGCAGCCAGGAGGACAGCTTACCACGACAAACGAGGTGGAGAACTTCCCTGGTTATGTAGATGGTGTGACTGGACCAGAAATGATGGTGCAGTTAATGAAACAAGCACAACGTTTTGATACAGATGTACGTGACGGATGGGTGACTAAAGTAGATTTTTCTGGAGATGTACACAAAGCGTGGATCAACGGAGAAAAGGAAATACACGCAGAATCAATCATTATCTCTACAGGAGCGAGTGCAAAATATTTAGGATTACCTTCTGAGCAGAAATATTTAAAAATGGGTGGAGGTGTATCTGCCTGTGCCGTTTGCGACGGATTCTTTTACCGTGGGCAAGAAGTTGTAATCGTAGGTGCTGGAGATAGCGCTTGTGAGGAAGCACACTACCTTTCTAAATTATGTAAGAAAGTTACAATGCTCGTGCGTCGCGACGAGTTTAGAGCATCAAAAATTATGGCTGCTCGTGTTAAGAAAACAGAAAATATTGAGATCCTTTTCAACACAGAAACTGTTGAGGTATTAGGTGACGATGTAGGTGTGACAGGAGCGAGAGTAAAGAATAATGTAACTGGTGAAGAGCATGATATTGCTGCAACTGGATTCTTTGTAGCTATTGGACACAAGCCTAACACAGATATATTTAAGGAGTATTTAAAATTAGATCAGACTGGATATATAATCAACACCCCAGGAACTTCTAAAACAAACGTACCAGGAGTATTTGTATCTGGAGATGCAGCAGATCACGTGTACCGTCAAGCAATCACCGCTGCCGGAACAGGATGTATGGCTGCACTAGATGCAGAACGTTACCTAGCTTCAAAAGACGAGCTTCCACAAGATGAGCCAGGAGTAGGTTCTACTTATGTGGATGAGGTTCCAGCTGCACGTCAGTAA
- a CDS encoding FMN-dependent NADH-azoreductase — translation MNILRIDSSPRRDGSVSRQLADVLQQKLEASGNKITNHRDLYYDELITLGNEDRYNGYFTPPEMQTDAQIAAVAGSNELAIEFANADAYIIAAPMYNFSVTAALKTYIDLISRAGISFNYLPEGPIGLLKNKKAYVVIATGGTPVGSEVDFVTPYLKTFLGFLGITDVTFIAADLVNVNLEEGIAKANDTISKI, via the coding sequence ATGAATATATTAAGAATAGATAGTAGTCCAAGAAGAGATGGTAGTGTAAGCCGCCAACTCGCAGATGTTCTTCAACAAAAACTGGAGGCATCTGGAAACAAAATAACAAATCATAGAGATTTATATTATGACGAGCTAATTACACTAGGGAATGAAGATCGGTACAATGGCTATTTCACTCCGCCAGAAATGCAAACCGATGCTCAAATAGCGGCTGTAGCAGGAAGTAATGAACTCGCAATAGAATTTGCAAATGCAGATGCATACATAATCGCGGCACCTATGTATAACTTTAGCGTCACCGCTGCTTTGAAAACCTATATAGATTTAATTTCTAGAGCTGGAATTAGCTTTAACTACTTACCAGAAGGCCCTATAGGACTTCTAAAAAACAAGAAGGCTTATGTGGTTATAGCTACTGGAGGAACACCAGTAGGTAGCGAAGTAGACTTTGTAACTCCCTATTTAAAAACATTCTTAGGCTTTCTAGGGATTACAGATGTAACCTTTATAGCAGCAGATTTAGTTAATGTCAATTTAGAAGAAGGAATTGCAAAAGCCAATGATACAATATCAAAGATTTAA